The following coding sequences are from one Salvia hispanica cultivar TCC Black 2014 chromosome 3, UniMelb_Shisp_WGS_1.0, whole genome shotgun sequence window:
- the LOC125210735 gene encoding vacuolar protein sorting-associated protein 24 homolog 1-like has product MEKMKNILKPKPNPQQLLKDWQRRLRQECRNIERQIRDIQREEKNVQKAIKEAAKRNDMGSAKALAKEIVRSRRTVNRLYENKAQMNSISMHLGESVAIARTVGHLSKSAEVMKLVNNLMKSSEVAVTMQEFSKEMTKAGIIEEMMNDTLDSALDSEDIEEETEEEIDKVLAAIAGETAALLPEAIRKQKLKQPATSEDAEDNVDDEEELEEMRARLARVRS; this is encoded by the exons atggagaagatgaagaatatATTGAAACCGAAACCTAATCCGCAGCAATTACTCAAAGATTGGCAGCGTCGCCTCCGCCAAGAGTGTCGCAATATCGAACGCCAAATCCGAG ACATacagagagaagagaaaaatgtgCAGAAAGCGATTAAAGAGGCTGCAAAGAGAAATGACATGGGTTCTGCTAAG GCACTAGCGAAAGAAATTGTGAGATCTAGGAGGACTGTGAACCGCCTATATGAAAACAAAGCACAGATGAACTCAATATCAATGCATCTAGGAGAAAGTGTTG CTATTGCTCGTACGGTGGGGCACTTGTCAAAAAGTGCTGAAGTCATGAAACTTGTCAATAATCTTATGAAGTCTTCAGAAGTTGCTGTTACCATGCAAGAATTCAGTAAAGAAATGACTAAG GCTGgtataattgaagagatgatgaatgatACGTTGGACAGTGCACTAGACTCGGAAGACATAGAAGAAGAAACTGAAGAAGAAATCGACAAGGTATTAGCAGCAATTGCTGGTGAGACTGCTGCCCTACTTCCTGAAGCAATTAGGAAACAGAAGCTGAAACAACCTGCAACTAGTGAAGATGCAGAG GACAATGTGGACGACGAGGAAGAGCTAGAAGAGATGAGGGCTCGTCTCGCAAGAGTTCGGTCATAA
- the LOC125216056 gene encoding transcription factor RAX2-like, with product MGRAPCCDKANVKKGPWSPEEDAKLKEFMDKYGTAGNWIALPQKAGLKRCGKSCRLRWLNYLRPNIKHGEFSDEEDRIICTLFASIGSRWSIIAAQLPGRTDNDIKNYWNTKLKKKLMGLIPSKYSFPNTFQTQPHYLSNLYRDFNSFHLQTAKSAEQMPLPSLYCNNSDTFSLTTSQYPYFPQNQELYNGKESSNMLMFGGNEASCSSSDSKDHVKQEEIACGFQGLYGGFDQKFMLHEAFVDEKPVNLGSDMELVKQLISNDNSSALVFNHDEGKREMVYYYS from the exons ATGGGAAGAGCTCCTTGCTGTGATAAGGCAAATGTGAAGAAGGGCCCTTGGTCTCCTGAAGAAGATGCAAAGCTTAAGGAGTTCATGGACAAATATGGCACTGCTGGAAATTGGATTGCTCTTCCTCAAAAAGCTG GTCTGAAAAGATGTGGAAAGAGCTGCAGATTGAGATGGCTTAATTATCTCAGACCTAACATTAAACATGGTGAATTTTCTGATGAAGAAGACAGAATTATTTGCACTCTCTTTGCCAGCATTGGGAGCAG ATGGTCGATCATCGCAGCGCAGTTACCAGGGCGAACCGACAACGACATCAAGAACTACTGGAACACGAAGCTGAAGAAGAAACTAATGGGGCTGATtccatcaaaatattcattccCAAACACCTTCCAAACACAGCCTCACTATCTCTCTAACCTCTACAGAGATTTCAACTCCTTTCATCTCCAAACCGCTAAATCAGCTGAACAAATGCCGTTGCCATCTCTCTACTGCAATAATTCCGACACATTTTCACTAACCACATCTCAGTATCCCTATTTTCCGCAAAATCAAGAGTTGTATAATGGGAAGGAAAGCAGCAACATGCTCATGTTTGGAGGCAACGAAGCGAGCTGCTCTTCATCCGACAGCAAAGACCATGTCAAACAGGAAGAAATCGCCTGCGGTTTTCAAGGGCTTTACGGCGGATTTGATCAGAAATTCATGCTTCATGAAGCCTTTGTTGATGAAAAGCCGGTTAATTTGGGGAGTGATATGGAGCTAGTTAAACAGCTGATTAGCAACGATAACAGCAGCGCTTTGGTGTTCAATCATGATGAGGGGAAGAGAGAGATGGTGTACTACTAtagctag